The DNA sequence GCCCTTCGTGCCGCGGCACCACGGCCTCCGTGCTATGCCCAAGCTGCGCTTTCAGCAGGTCGAAAAGCCGGTCGTTGAGGCCCGGCAGGTCGCAGGCGATCACCAGCAGGCGGTCGTTGCTGGCATAGCGCATGGCGGTGGCCAACCCGCCCAATGGCCCCTTGCCCGGCCATTCATCGGCCACGACGAAGGGACCCACATGGCCGTACTTTTCCGGCTCGCCGATCACGAGCAACTCGGCCACGTGCGGGTCCAACTTGTCCAACGCACGATCGAGCAACGAACGGCCGTCCACCTCGATCAAGGCCTTGTCGCGGCCCATGCGCGAACTTCTGCCGCCCGCGAGCACCACACCGGTCCACCCCACCTTGCTCATCGGCGCGGAAGGTGATGCACCAGGATGTCGTTTCCTGGCGCGCGTTCTCCCAGATCCTTCGGCAGCTCCACCAGCACTTCCGCCATGGTCATGCTGTTGAGCATGTGCGACCCTTCATCGGACAGAAGATGGACCTGCCCATCGCGCAGGAAGCCTGCACGGAACTCCGTCCGCCCACCCTTCCACCGCAGCGCCTGCGCGATGGGAAGCCTTTCCGATCGCGGCCATGGATCCGAAGCGCCCTCCATGGCACGCAGGAAGGGCAGCACATACAGGTACCAACCCACCAGCACCGCGCGGGGATTGCCCGGCAGGGCGAACACGGGCTTGCCGCGCAGCGTGGCGAAGAGCATGGGCTTGCCCGGCTTCTGCGATACGCCATGGAAATGGATCGCGGCGCCCATGCCTTCCAGCACAGGGCGAACGAGGTCATGGTCGCCCACCGACACGCCGCCCGTGGTGATCAGCACATCGCCTTCATCCAAAGCCACGGTCAAGGCGTCGCGCAGTTCGAGGCGATCGTCACCGGCGATCAAGGGACCGCTGTCGTTGGCGAAGCCTCCGTCGCGCAAGGCGGCGATGAGCATCACATCGTTGCTGGAATGGATGCGCCCCGCCGGCTCGGCGCCTTCCTCGATGAACTCCTCGCCCGTGCGCACGATGCTCACGGTGGGCACCATGGACACCATGGCATGCGCGAGGCCGGCGGAGGCGAGCAGCCCCACCGATGCCGGATCCAGTCTGGCCCCCTTCGTCAGCAGCATGTCATCCATCCGGAAGGCTTCGGCACGTCGCCTGATGTTCGCCCCTTCAGGGATCACGGTCATGTCCACCGTCAGCAGTTCATCGCGCCACGTGCAGCGCTCCTGCATTACCACCGCATGACAACCCGCGGGCACCTGGGCGCCGGTGAATATCCTTGCGCATTCACCGGCCAGGAGCGGTGAGGACATCACCTGCCCGGCGGCGATGGTGTCCACCTGCTTCCATGGACCCATGGGACCCCCCAGCGCGTAACCATCCACCGCGCTCATGTCGAACTGCGGATGATCGGCGGCGGCCTGCGCATCGGCGGCGAGCACACAGCCCACGGCGTCCTCCAGCTTGCGGAACTCGGCGGGCATCAAGGGCACATGGGCCATCACCATGGTCCGGGCCTCGTCCACCGTGATGAGGTCCCGTGCCTGCTCAGCGGCCATGACGGGTCGGTTCGTCAACTGATGCGTGCGGTTCAATCCACGTAGAATACGTCGAATGAACCGATGATGGTCTTCGGTGGGCCGCCAAAGGCGCCCTGCAGACTGGCGCTGAAGGTGCCTTTGATCCTTTTCAGCACCAGGTCATGCGACTCGATGGTGAGTGTGCCCGGCAGGGCGTCCATGGCCGTGTAGGACATGGCCAGGGTGGTGGTGTGCAGCATGGCGTTGGTGTTCTCCGTGATGGCATGCGTGCCCACGGACATAGAATCGATCTCCAAGGTGAGCGTGGAGCCTTGCGTGCTCATGCCACTTATCGTGATCGTACCGGCCGCATCACTGGCGAAGAGGCTCACGTTGGCGCAGAACGCGGCACCATCGAAGGTGGCCTGCAGACGCGCCCCATCGATACCGCAGCTCGCGGGCGCGGGCCCTGGTGCGATGGGCGGCGTGGGCTCGTCCTTCTGGCAGCCGGCCAAGGCCAGTCCGAAACCGACGACCATGGTGGCCAGCAGCTTGTTCGATGCGGTCATGGGCGGCAAGCTCGGAATACGGCGGAAGATAGACACAGCTCCTCCTCGGGATCTTCGGATCCCCTCTCGAAGTATCACTATCGACGGAAGGCTCAGTGAAGCATAACGCGATGCACGCTCGAACCGACGCCGTCGCGCACACGCAGCAGATACTCGCCGTGCGACAGGCCGCCCACCCCAAGGGTGAGGATGCCCTGCTCCAGCGCCGCACCATCCTGCTCGCGTACCACCACCAGGCGGCCCGTGATGTCCATCAACTCGAGCACGACGCGCCCGGAGACCTGACCGAAGCCGATGTTGAGGATGTCCGAGGCCGGATTGGGCCACACGTGGACCATGCCACTGCCTGCCGCATCGGCGATGCCCACGTTGCCCACCCACACGATCGCTTCAGTGCGCTGGCTTTCGCACGCCAGGCCCGTGGCCTCCACCTCCCAATCGTAGAAGAAGTAGTAGAAGGCCGTGGCGTTGGCGCCGGCCACACTGCTGCTGGTGACGGCACCGAGGGTGCCCAGCGGGTAGGGATAATTCTGTGTGCTGCCAAGGCCATCGCGCCACAGTTGCGGGTTGCCACCGATGGTGCGGAGGCCGTAGTCGCCAGCGGCGGGCACCTGGAAATTCAGAGTGATGCGGCTTTCGCCATCGGGGATGTTGATCACCTGCGAGACCACGATGCTGCCGTCCGTGCGGTCGATCAACGCCACGTTGCGGTTGCCGGCGCCGTTGGCGTAGACCTTCACGCTCACGATGGTGAAGGGTTCGTAGGCGGTGAAGAACTGGTAGTTGTCGGAGTTCGTGTGATACTGGCCCTGGTTGGCCCAATTGGTCTTGGAGCCATAGGCATGCTCGCCCTCATGTTCGATGCTGGCCGTGGCCCAGAAGGAGGTGGTGTTGGCGATGAAGGGGGTCTGGAAGCTGTTGCCTGATCCGATCGCGTTTCCACCAGTGGGCACATCGTACCAGAGGATGTTGTCGCCGACCGCCTGCAGCGTGGCCATGCCCGGCACGGGGATCACCACATCGTCGGCGATGGGCGCGTCAGGCGCATCGAGCACGTCCACCACAACGGCCGCACTGGTGAACTGCCCGCATACGCCATCGATGGTCACGGTGTAGCTGCCGCTCTGTGTCACCACCAGGGATTGACCATTGCCGCCGCCGGTCCAGCTATAGCCCGCGGCCGGGGTGGAGGTCAACTCCAGTGAGCCGCCTTCGCAGAAGCGTGTTTCGCCCGTGTAGCTCACCGTGGGGGTCTCATCGGGGCTCTGCACCACGAAGATGCTGGCGGTGCCGGTGCAGCCCTGTCCATCGTTGATGGTCACCGTGTAGCTGCCGGGCTGGCTCACGGTGATGCTCTGCGTCTGGGCGCCGGTGTTCCACAGGTAATTGAAGCCGGGGTTGGCGGTGAGTGTCACCGTGCTGCCGTTGCCACAAACGATCGGGGCGGTGGGCGTGGTGATCTCCGCCTGCGGGCTGATGCACAGGCCTTCGATGATGGTGATCGTCTGGTTCGCCTCGATGTTGTTGAAGGTCTCCACCAGACCGCTGGGCCAGGTGACGGTCACGGTGGGCACCTCCTCCTGCTGTCCCAGGCCGAAGTGGCAGGCGAAGGTGCATACGATGCCGTAGCTCTCCCCGGCGCGCACCTCGCGGATCTGCGTGCCCCAAGGACCAGTGATGGTGACACGCGCACCGATGGCGTCGCGGTTGCTCTCGGTTCCCTGCAAACGCACCACCAGCCAGTTGTTGTCGTTGCCGTCGTTCAGCCAGATGCGGTCGGGGTTGTTGTTGTCCGGCGTCACATAGCCGCTGCCGTAGTTGGCGAAGACGTCCTGGAAACCGTCGTTGTTCAGGTCGCCTATGGCGAAGCTGTGCATGGCCTTGTTCGCCGGGAACATGTTGGGCACGTTGGTGAAGGTCTTGTTCCCGTTGTTGCGGAACAGGCGCTGGAGTCCACCGGCGATGAGCAGGTCGATGTATCCGTCGTTGTCGAAATCGACGAACTTGCTCTGCAGGAAGAAGCCGGTGATCTCCAGACCACTGCCCGCGGTGATCTCCGTGAAGTGGCCCGTACCGTCGTTCTCGAAGAGCTGGATGGTGGCGTCGTGGTTGGTGAGCATCATGTCCAGGTCGCCGTCGTTGTCGATATCGCCGAAATCGGCCGTCCAGGACTGGTTCTTGATCTGCAGGCCGTGGCTCTCCGCCATGTCGGTGAAGTTGCCGTTGCCGTCATTCACGAAGAGGCGGTTCCAGCGGCGCGGATCATTGGGGTTGTTCACGCCCTGGCGGCACTTGGCGATGTAGAGGTCCAGGTCGCCGTCGTTGTCGAAGTCGGTCCACACACTGCCGTAGTTCCCGCTCATGTCCGTGGCGGGGTTGGTGGTGTAGTCGATGATGTTGGCGTAGGTCAGGTTGCCGCTCCCGTTGTTGAGCCACTGCCGCGGAGCAGCGTCATCGTGACAGGCCCAGAAATCGTTGTGCCCATCGTTGTTGATGTCCACCGCGTTGTTGCACTGCATGAACATGTTGCCATTGTTCAGGTTCGCCAGGGTGGACTGTCCCACGGTGGGGATCCTCATGTAGTGCACGCCGTCGTAGCTGCCGCCACAGACCAGGTCCTTGTGCCCGGTGTTCTGCATGTCCGCGATGGTCATGCCCCATTGCGCGTCGTTGGACACGCTTCCGTAGTCCACCAGGGTGAAGGAGCCGTCGGCGTTCTGGTAGTCCACCATGAAGATCCGGCTGTTGTGCAGGATGCACAGGTCGTCGAGACCGTCGCCATTGATGTCCACCACGCCCATGCATCCACCGCTGTTGGTGGTGTTGCTCTTCAGGGCGGTGGCGTTGGTGAAGGTGAACTGCGCTTGGGCGGCAAGCAGGGGCAGGGATGCGGCGAAGAGGGCGAGGGTACGCGTCACGGACATGGGGTGTGGATTATGGTTCCAGGCAGGTTTCCGAATGCAGGTGCCGAAAGGTACCGGGATCGGCCTTCACCCTGTACGGTGATCCCCGTTCAAGGTTGGAAGGCTTGCTGGGTGAATGGGAGCCCCTTCCAATTGGGCGGCCGTCTGACGGCGT is a window from the Flavobacteriales bacterium genome containing:
- a CDS encoding molybdenum cofactor guanylyltransferase encodes the protein MSKVGWTGVVLAGGRSSRMGRDKALIEVDGRSLLDRALDKLDPHVAELLVIGEPEKYGHVGPFVVADEWPGKGPLGGLATAMRYASNDRLLVIACDLPGLNDRLFDLLKAQLGHSTEAVVPRHEGLIEPLAAVYHRNAQPVFRRCVELDVLKMSDALSQVRTSFVEVSPGRGGWPADLFRNINSPGDL
- a CDS encoding molybdopterin molybdotransferase MoeA yields the protein MAAEQARDLITVDEARTMVMAHVPLMPAEFRKLEDAVGCVLAADAQAAADHPQFDMSAVDGYALGGPMGPWKQVDTIAAGQVMSSPLLAGECARIFTGAQVPAGCHAVVMQERCTWRDELLTVDMTVIPEGANIRRRAEAFRMDDMLLTKGARLDPASVGLLASAGLAHAMVSMVPTVSIVRTGEEFIEEGAEPAGRIHSSNDVMLIAALRDGGFANDSGPLIAGDDRLELRDALTVALDEGDVLITTGGVSVGDHDLVRPVLEGMGAAIHFHGVSQKPGKPMLFATLRGKPVFALPGNPRAVLVGWYLYVLPFLRAMEGASDPWPRSERLPIAQALRWKGGRTEFRAGFLRDGQVHLLSDEGSHMLNSMTMAEVLVELPKDLGERAPGNDILVHHLPRR
- a CDS encoding VCBS repeat-containing protein, giving the protein MSVTRTLALFAASLPLLAAQAQFTFTNATALKSNTTNSGGCMGVVDINGDGLDDLCILHNSRIFMVDYQNADGSFTLVDYGSVSNDAQWGMTIADMQNTGHKDLVCGGSYDGVHYMRIPTVGQSTLANLNNGNMFMQCNNAVDINNDGHNDFWACHDDAAPRQWLNNGSGNLTYANIIDYTTNPATDMSGNYGSVWTDFDNDGDLDLYIAKCRQGVNNPNDPRRWNRLFVNDGNGNFTDMAESHGLQIKNQSWTADFGDIDNDGDLDMMLTNHDATIQLFENDGTGHFTEITAGSGLEITGFFLQSKFVDFDNDGYIDLLIAGGLQRLFRNNGNKTFTNVPNMFPANKAMHSFAIGDLNNDGFQDVFANYGSGYVTPDNNNPDRIWLNDGNDNNWLVVRLQGTESNRDAIGARVTITGPWGTQIREVRAGESYGIVCTFACHFGLGQQEEVPTVTVTWPSGLVETFNNIEANQTITIIEGLCISPQAEITTPTAPIVCGNGSTVTLTANPGFNYLWNTGAQTQSITVSQPGSYTVTINDGQGCTGTASIFVVQSPDETPTVSYTGETRFCEGGSLELTSTPAAGYSWTGGGNGQSLVVTQSGSYTVTIDGVCGQFTSAAVVVDVLDAPDAPIADDVVIPVPGMATLQAVGDNILWYDVPTGGNAIGSGNSFQTPFIANTTSFWATASIEHEGEHAYGSKTNWANQGQYHTNSDNYQFFTAYEPFTIVSVKVYANGAGNRNVALIDRTDGSIVVSQVINIPDGESRITLNFQVPAAGDYGLRTIGGNPQLWRDGLGSTQNYPYPLGTLGAVTSSSVAGANATAFYYFFYDWEVEATGLACESQRTEAIVWVGNVGIADAAGSGMVHVWPNPASDILNIGFGQVSGRVVLELMDITGRLVVVREQDGAALEQGILTLGVGGLSHGEYLLRVRDGVGSSVHRVMLH